The Terriglobales bacterium genomic sequence GCATACAACGCGATCATCCAATCAGTCGTACGAACACCGTGCTCAGGATGGCGAAAGGTACGAGCGAAATCCGTATCGGACATCGCCCGCAGCAGATGATTCCATCTCTCGTGCAGTGTTTCGAGCAACACGAGCGAAGTTTCCACCGGTGTGAGGCGCGTGTCTGCCAGCTCTGCCCAACGCTTCTCGTCATAGGGCTTGATCGTGGGCTCATCTTCGGTGAGTGCCAGCTTGGTCCTGATGTACGCATTCAGGTGGCTGTCAGGTACATGATGCGCCACCTCCCGGACAGTCCAGCCACCGGGACGATACGGCGTGTCGAGCTGCTGCGGCGAGAGTCCCCGCAATGCTTCGCGCATTTTTGCGGGAACCTGTTCGATCGTGTCAATCGCCGCAGCCCGCTGCTGCTTGGTCATCGGACCTGCATAAGCAAATTTTCCGATGGGGTAACTGAGATCCTGAACTGGTGCCGTAGTGCTCATCGAGTCCTCCTAAATCTTGTGGGTAGCCAATTGATTTCCGACTGTCGCTCTCAGGCTCACGTTTTTTTGAATACCGCAAAGCGGATTCCCCGCGCCGAAAGCAGGCGCGAGAAATGACAGTGAAAGAAGTGAGCCGCTCCTGCTTTCACTTCGCCCGATCACCGGATGGCCCGATCACCCGATGCCTTTGTCTTCTCCATGAACTTCTTCACATTCACGACTGCGCGGTGAACTGTTCCCGATCCAATCGGCTGCTGCTCGTTACGAGCGCTGACGCGATAAATAAAGAAGCGCCCCTCGATTCTCTCCAGCACAGCCTCGGCAATTACCATCTGGCCGATAGTCGTAGGAGCGCGATGGTCCACGTGGACGGCGGTTCCCACTGTGGTCTCGCCGTCTTCACAGAACGGCTGTTGCGCCTGGTAACAGGCATACTCCATCCAGCCAATCATCCACGGTGTAGCGAGGACTGAAGGAAGGTCGGAACTCAGCGCCGCAAGAGTATGCCTGTGCTCCACTTCGTTGGTCACCTCGGCTCGGGTACCGATAGGAATGTCTTTGGCCATAGATTTGGAAAATTAATGTTTGACTATACGGGAGTTGGAAAACACCGTGCAATTTCCAGCAGGCATGAGAGGCGAATTGGCAGAAGTTCCATCCTTCATAGATTCAGGCTGCTTTTTGCACGCCATCTACCAAAATCTGTATGCATTGTGAAAATCGCGGGATGCAAAGGTCTAGCTTGTTTCGGAATTTTCATGTTGCGTAAAAGCAGATATGGAAAACTCTCTATCACTGGTGATAGATTTCCCCGTCCCCCTAAAGGTTCAGGATTTGTATTCCCCGATCTTGGTGCCATTGAGATGCGTGTGCATCGTCCTGGCTGGTCCCGGTTCGAAATCTGTTTCATTTTTGAGGAGCTAAATATGTTGAGATTCCGCAATGTGACCCTTGAGCCCAGCTCGGGTGACTTTCGTCGGTTGCTTTCACTACTGTTCACATTCGCGATAAGCGTAACTCTGTGCGTTAGCGCGCTTGGGCAATCCACAACTGAGGGCGCAATTGGCGGCACGGTTTACGACGTCGCCGGCGCAGTCGTCCCCAACGCGTCGGTGGTCGTGCACAACAATGGAACCAACGCGGAACAAAGAGTTACCACCGATGCATCGGGCTACTTCCGCGTACGCCAGCTGCAGCCCGCGACTTATACGGTGACGGTTACTTCACAAGGCTTCGCTCCATACAA encodes the following:
- a CDS encoding putative metal-dependent hydrolase; the encoded protein is MSTTAPVQDLSYPIGKFAYAGPMTKQQRAAAIDTIEQVPAKMREALRGLSPQQLDTPYRPGGWTVREVAHHVPDSHLNAYIRTKLALTEDEPTIKPYDEKRWAELADTRLTPVETSLVLLETLHERWNHLLRAMSDTDFARTFRHPEHGVRTTDWMIALYAWHGPHHVAHITSLRERNGW
- a CDS encoding thioesterase family protein encodes the protein MAKDIPIGTRAEVTNEVEHRHTLAALSSDLPSVLATPWMIGWMEYACYQAQQPFCEDGETTVGTAVHVDHRAPTTIGQMVIAEAVLERIEGRFFIYRVSARNEQQPIGSGTVHRAVVNVKKFMEKTKASGDRAIR